From Oxyura jamaicensis isolate SHBP4307 breed ruddy duck chromosome 19, BPBGC_Ojam_1.0, whole genome shotgun sequence, the proteins below share one genomic window:
- the LOC118176465 gene encoding C-C motif chemokine 3-like 1, whose product MVYLHQSMKSSTAALAVLVVAALYCQVLSSPAAVNLSGPCCVKYLSKKFPSRHVTMYEYTSSHCPQPGVIFTTFKGKSFCGNPEDEWVQNILKQHKDQAGSG is encoded by the exons ATGGTTTATCTCCACCAGAGCATGAAGTCCTCCACAGCTGCCCTTGCTGTTCTTGTTGTGGCTGCCCTCTACTGCCAGgtcctctcttctccag ctgctgtcaACTTATCCGGTCCCTGCTGTGTCAAATACTTGAGCAAAAAATTTCCCTCAAGACATGTGACGATGTATGAGTACACGAGTAGCCACTGCCCCCAGCCAGGTGTGAT ATTCACCACATTCAAGGGTAAGTCATTCTGTGGCAACCCCGAAGATGAGTGGGTCCAGAATATCCTGAAACAGCATAAGGACCAGGCTGGCAGTGGATGA